A genomic stretch from Salarias fasciatus chromosome 10, fSalaFa1.1, whole genome shotgun sequence includes:
- the rab24 gene encoding ras-related protein Rab-24 isoform X1 produces the protein MSAMRVDAKVVMLGKESVGKTSLVERYVHHRFLVGPYQNTIGAAFVAKPIQVGEKVITLGIWDTAGSERYEAMSRIYYRGARAAIVCYDLTDSSSFQRARFWVKELQNCEEFCKIYLCGTKNDLIMADRSVRQIDYHDAQDFAEEIGARHFETSSKTGSNVDELFQAIAEDYNDTAFQYMTAEDTGVDLGQRKDSYFYSCCHNN, from the exons ATGAGCGCCATGCGCGTGGACGCCAAGGTGGTGATGCTGGGGAAGGAGAGCGTGGGGAAGACGAGTCTGGTGGAGAGATATGTGCATCACCGCTTCTTAGTCGGCCCGTACCAGAAC aCTATTGGTGCTGCTTTTGTAGCCAAACCGATCCAGGTGGGAGAGAAAGTGATCACTCTGGGAATATGG GACACGGCCGGGTCTGAACGCTACGAAGCCATGAGCAGAATCTACTACCGGGGCGCTCGGGCCGCCATCGTCTGCTACG ATCTGaccgacagcagcagcttccagcgAGCGCGCTTCTGggtgaaggagctgcagaacTGCGAGGAG TTCTGCAAGATCTACCTGTGCGGCACCAAGAACGATCTGATCATGGCGGATCGCAGCGTGCGGCAGATCGACTACCACGACGCTCAGGACTTTGCTGAAG AGATCGGAGCGCGGCATTTCGAGACCTCCAGCAAGACGGGAAGCAACGTGG ACGAGCTGTTCCAGGCGATCGCCGAGGATTACAACGACACTGCCTTTCAGTACATGACAG cagaagaCACGGGCGTCGACTTGGGCCAGAGGAAAGACTCGTACTTCTACTCCTGCTGCCACAACAACTga
- the rab24 gene encoding ras-related protein Rab-24 isoform X2, whose amino-acid sequence MSAMRVDAKVVMLGKESVGKTSLVERYVHHRFLVGPYQNTIGAAFVAKPIQVGEKVITLGIWDTAGSERYEAMSRIYYRGARAAIVCYDLTDSSSFQRARFWVKELQNCEEFCKIYLCGTKNDLIMADRSVRQIDYHDAQDFAEEIGARHFETSSKTGSNVDELFQAIAEDYNDTAFQYMTEDTGVDLGQRKDSYFYSCCHNN is encoded by the exons ATGAGCGCCATGCGCGTGGACGCCAAGGTGGTGATGCTGGGGAAGGAGAGCGTGGGGAAGACGAGTCTGGTGGAGAGATATGTGCATCACCGCTTCTTAGTCGGCCCGTACCAGAAC aCTATTGGTGCTGCTTTTGTAGCCAAACCGATCCAGGTGGGAGAGAAAGTGATCACTCTGGGAATATGG GACACGGCCGGGTCTGAACGCTACGAAGCCATGAGCAGAATCTACTACCGGGGCGCTCGGGCCGCCATCGTCTGCTACG ATCTGaccgacagcagcagcttccagcgAGCGCGCTTCTGggtgaaggagctgcagaacTGCGAGGAG TTCTGCAAGATCTACCTGTGCGGCACCAAGAACGATCTGATCATGGCGGATCGCAGCGTGCGGCAGATCGACTACCACGACGCTCAGGACTTTGCTGAAG AGATCGGAGCGCGGCATTTCGAGACCTCCAGCAAGACGGGAAGCAACGTGG ACGAGCTGTTCCAGGCGATCGCCGAGGATTACAACGACACTGCCTTTCAGTACATGACAG aagaCACGGGCGTCGACTTGGGCCAGAGGAAAGACTCGTACTTCTACTCCTGCTGCCACAACAACTga
- the nsd1b gene encoding histone-lysine N-methyltransferase, H3 lysine-36 and H4 lysine-20 specific: MSRPSHLCSGIGQIRVSPGVPAPAGNQTHPGAAAHAALALILEPGRRNSPNGGGCVTDDDRASPASVFPDGGNHASMSGPYTGRGRETQQFSCPLTPGRDPSAQSCPPRRHDHRTGLTMSAAASSLKHASVYGFAQRDRASSPPSAPSSSAYSPLRRLQHLTTMVSQPDLVLPVMEPEGGWDWGAHKKERGKAVERDSWADYSNGGSSSGQKQPDVQTGSRNAAAGAAASCDPVAPEKKTEGCFSGPPSPAFSLDSNSPFANGLLHFESSLFEDDDNDEEQGAAPPAAVEEVKDEKTADAVQPTPRDLPPEPKDNTVSSAKVVTRSQSSGQRRRYWDGSEDEWESDAELFLFEDALFRHTVQTSLKKKSLPPVKFDEGEIVWAKFNRRPWWPCEVIVDPRQGVYHRVKEPSDRPCRLYHVRTFGEEEEVVWVEEKSTHTFHGGFEFEQLLLLHRRGKQREQSNRYTIAKRFQESWKASVEEAESVLAAKLASLVTSTAEDAFTNRLTAEEENKQDSAFPLSTSPGSTLLETSSLTNGSISSPVVSSPIAPPTKQRTLKKSSGKKKLSKPTKDVSTTASKKKLRSSPEHSDRESGECPYSDLDSVPKILCPKALERQSKTAPTQPSVTITKEVKKQPEIQSGLWFSKSGKDRRPKTTSPMPDRTLFGKVPCKKKNSSVVSKKALVPGTSSASLSSSSVSSEQSGLSNKCKDVENNVAHEPLGHGKCKNATASSRLLGTTGGPLEQKSVVSVENECSKSAQTDSTSTDTITGPLSGQLSSTVAKKTSEASIKSNVNDQSKLLESVTSTSPTKNMDLIAPTDVQTTEKSLNQDKNCKKSSVPSLPTEAANSLSTLEKQSLLVSKCRLPFVKLIRNELKDNTFLNPCVTIRPTDQPECIWKEKTPENEETKTLSKQPVTSEGKARSPIIQIVRPESIKVSVKKLQGFSESGLFHVTSELSNKDVCVAEGSAGDKQEFVGDPEAEQTSVSDVSTNDVPHTSSDQLELSESKITPISSEMSKSAKPLTQKLSSQDKVPLKSPSKAAAEPSQPTCGTPCTIAQPSKPSSSASCVNDQPLQPASSTSCTTTQPSKLLKNSMYKNNLAPEDLASEKSKKIPRKSKQIPDEVERILQEQPHKNSICQIDSSHEGLATDKSKKLHHKPRQALDEIETVQQEQPHKIPKCRKDLPLEGPSHNKSKNIPHKSKQAPDEMTEVVQGPLDKMPIHRKDLPPKTLFPSESKKIPYKSKQVPHGVEEVLLEQSHKNSVCTKDLAHDGLSTKKSNKIPHKSKQIRDEMEKILQEQPHKNSICVKDFAPESSIPIKSKQIPDGLEEVVQDQSSKNSTCSKDLAPKGLLSNKSYEIHQTSKPFADEVKKVLQEQQHKNSICRKDPAHDGLSLKKSNKIPHKPKQILVEMEKVLQDQPHKNSICRKDVAPKGLSPHKSNKIPHTSRQCSDKVEKVRQEQPDRNSICPTNIARESPLPRVLKMIPHKSDQVAHEVEEILLEQPHNISVCQKDLAHDGLSPEKSSKIPHKSKHFVDELEKVLQEQQQNNSTCRENFAHEVLLPSKSKTIPHKLKQVSDEVEKLLQEQPGKNFLWMEDLAAQSLVPNQSKNIPHTSKHVLDEVEEVPQEQPAHLPASNRLMTRALKAMHDAEQKKRERSQRGAEQKQLLDSFRTAQDLDLNSEPKLEFCTKMKSLKSCDTTNGECNQDSFSSTSTSPAVFSDSNDFETDVKSEDGDLSISSTPPMDFIPLTSRMKENKQDHFSNMRNTTSPTSPFSFMDAFKNVEEISFQSLTNEADGKPISFKPDANYKFSTFLMMLKDLHDTRDRDGTPLELDIGPPSAHVKEEPLVMPGEATPAVSDLQNIYVCRNINSSPNKIIFSRKDNGTGQIFKRPYNRRRSSTGLKKKANCKVPCRPARSGPGFPGLDPPPGSSCLPKTDSRLDCLPLFQSWERQAGEGEGVIKAVQDEEDRWSKIKENLQNMVPSGQARLDTTMHMEQLNGLVADPTSASLAYTAGEGDKAAAAHKRIRKPSKRLIEWTEEYDQIFSTRKKAKKPLQSIGKAPQPITSMSEPTEPAGLDQDTLHHPSLNLLPEIQTPPPEEITAMTHSVLQITNSESASPQETPVLSIDTLTPPPEAEPPVTDGTVKDSGGAPPLEKKRKRKPTQKILEYCLEAEALPVPKKKVKTLKITSHPGSQSDPATLSLKLKTKPLISTAPPDISSSASKQSAPANHGSPVPSTPEPRPSAAALEDAGIRQHEESTPEAVRKDTAEPTRDAPGLEHSFSSLKDELSLCDDALSPCRKIIGDRGGPASMKENICQVCEKTGELLLCEGQCCGAFHLACISLAEAPKGKFICPECKSGAHTCFVCKKRSADVRRCMIPVCGKFYHGECIANFAPTAPVSRGFRCSIHVCLTCFISNPNSSSISKGRLVRCVRCPVAYHANDLCMAAGSVVLSNNSIVCPNHFAPRRGVKNHEHVNVSWCFVCSEGGSLLCCESCPAAFHRECLNIEMPKGSWFCNDCKAGKKPRYKDILWVKVGRYRWWPAEVSHPKTIPENIQRMRHDVGEFPVHFFGSNDYLWTYQARVFPYMDVDANSKEKMGKGVDATYKKALEEAAVRFRELQAEKELRQLQEDRKNDRKPPPYKHIKVNRPIGKVQIFTADLSEIPRCNCKATDESPCGMDSECINRMLLYECHPQVCPAGERCLNQAFTKRQYSQVEIFRTLSRGWGLRCVHDIKKGHFVSEYVGEVIDEEECRSRIRHAQENDICNFYMLTLDKDRIIDAGPKGNEARFMNHCCQPNCETQKWTVSGDTRVGLFALVDIAAGTELTFNYNLECLGNGKTVCKCGAPNCSGFLGVRPKNNPPSDDKGRKLKRRGHGKRRKKAVVTKEREDECFSCGDGGQMVSCKRPGCPKVYHADCLNLTKRPAGRWECPWHQCDVCGKEAASFCEMCPNSYCLQHREGLLFISKLDGKLSCSEHDPCGPDPLEPGEIREYAPQPGTLPPGLGMAVIPPAAAGAAAAQPAAAHLPAVRKAVGVGAGASEPFPAFSIPVPITIPVTGSAAAAAAATATSPPPSGSDPPGSPHVFDLPHYSPISSYEEERDVLEEDEEELLAEEEEEEEEEEEEEEEELVEEEGEQKSDDGEEEEEEEEEEEEEEEEEEEEEEEEEEE, encoded by the exons CCGGAGCGGCCGCTCACGCAGCCCTGGCTTTGATTCTGGAGCCGGGGAGGCGGAATTCACCGAACGGCGGCGGGTGCGTGACGGACGACGACCGCGCCTCGCCGGCGTCTGTGTTTCCCGACG GGGGGAATCATGCCAGCATGAGTGGACCTTACACAGGCCGCGGCAGGGAGACTCAACAGTTCAGCTGCCCTTTGACCCCGGGCCGTGACCCCTCCGCCCAGTCCTGCCCACCCAGACGGCATGATCACAGGACGGGCCTGACCAtgtccgccgccgcctcctccctcaAGCATGCGTCGGTGTACGGGTTCGCCCAGCGGGACCGCGCCTCCTCGCCGCCGTCCGCCCCGTCGTCCTCGGCCTACAGCCCCCTCCGGAGGCTGCAGCACCTCACCACCATGGTCAGCCAGCCCGACCTGGTGCTGCCGGTGATGGAGCCGGAGGGCGGCTGGGACTGGGGCGCGCACAAGAAGGAGAGGGGGAAGGCGGTGGAGAGGGACTCCTGGGCCGACTACTCCAACGGCGGCTCCTCGTCTGGACAGAAGCAACCCGACGTCCAAACGGGAAGTAGAAACGCcgcggcgggggcggccgctAGCTGCGATCCCGTGGCGCCGGAGAAAAAGACCGAGGGCTGTTTCTCAGGCCCGCCGAGCCCGGCCTTCTCCCTGGACAGCAACAGCCCCTTCGCTAACGGCTTGCTCCACTTTGAATCCTCGTTGTTTGAGGATGACGATAACGACGAAGAGCAGGGGGccgcgccgccggccgccgtcGAGGAGGTTAAAGACGAGAAGACGGCGGACGCTGTTCAGCCCACTCCGAGAGACTTGCCCCCGGAGCCCAAGGATAATACAGTGTCGTCGGCCAAAGTAGTGACGCGCTCGCAGTCGTCGGGTCAGCGCAGGCGGTACTGGGACGGCTCGGAGGACGAGTGGGAGAGCGACGCCGAGCTCTTCCTGTTCGAGGACGCTCTCTTCAGGCACACAGTG CAGACGAGCCTCAAGAAGAAATCTTTGCCGCCTGTGAAGTTCGACGAGGGTGAAATAGTTTGGGCAAAGTTCAACCGGAGACCGTGGTGGCCCTGCGAGGTGATTGTTGACCCCAGGCAGGGAGTCTATCACCGAGTGAAAG AGCCCAGCGACCGTCCCTGCCGACTCTACCATGTCAGGACCttcggggaggaggaggaggtcgtctgggtggaggagaaaTCAACTCACACCTTCCACGGAGGCTTTGAATTCGagcagcttctcctgctgcACCGGAGGGGGAAGCAGAGGGAGCAGAGCAACAGATACACT ATTGCTAAGCGTTTTCAGGAATCTTGGAAAGCCAGCGTGGAAGAAGCTGAGTCTGTTTTGGCAGCCAAATTGGCCTCTTTAGTGACATCGACTGCAGAGGATGCCTTCACAAACCGTTTAACAgcggaggaagaaaacaaacaggattcAGCGTTTCCCCTTTCCACCTCACCTGGTTCCACCCTTCTAGAGACATCAAGCTTAACAAATGGATCTATCTCTTCCCCGGTAGTCTCATCCCCAATCGCACCTCCAACAAAGCAACGCACTTTAAAGAAATCTTCTGGCAAGAAAAAGCTGAGCAAACCTACAAAGGACGTGAGCACTACAGCATCTAAAAAAAAGCTACGCAGTAGCCCTGAGCATTCAGACAGAGAGTCTGGAGAATGTCCGTACTCGGATCTGGATTCAGTCCCTAAGATTTTGTGTCCTAAAGCACTTGAACGTCAGTCGAAGACAGCTCCAACACAGCCTTCTGTCACCATCACCAAAGAGGTGAAGAAGCAGCCGGAGATTCAGAGCGGTCTTTGGTTTAGTAAATCTGGCAAAGATCGGCGACCAAAAACAACCAGTCCAATGCCAGACCGGACCCTATTTGGTAAAGTTCCCTGTAAGAAAAAGAACTCCTCTGTTGTTAGTAAAAAAGCATTAGTTCCTGGCACCTCATCAGCATCCTTATCCTCTAGTAGCGTGAGCAGTGAGCAGTCGGGTTTGTCGAACAAGTGTAAAGATGTTGAAAACAATGTGGCACATGAACCATTAGGCCACGGGAAGTGTAAAAACGCTACAGCTTCAAGCAGGCTTCTTGGTACAACTGGCGGTCCTCTTGAGCAGAAGTCTGTAGTCTCAGTTGAGAATGAATGTTCAAAAAgtgcacagacagacagcacTTCAACAGACACTATTACTGGTCCCTTGTCTGGTCAGTTGAGTAGCACAGTGGCTAAGAAGACCTCGGAGGCAAGCATAAAATCCAATGTAAATGACCAATCCAAGTTATTAGAGAGTGTCACGAGCACCAGTCCAACAAAGAATATGGACCTGATAGCCCCAACAGACGTTCAAACAACTGAGAAGAGTTTGAACCAAGACAAGAATTGCAAGAAGTCTTCAGTCCCCAGTTTACCAACAGAAGCTGCTAACTCATTATCAACACTAGAGAAGCAAAGCCTTTTGGTATCCAAGTGTCGCCTGCCCTTTGTGAAACTAATACGCAATGAACTAAAGGATAATACATTCCTAAACCCCTGTGTAACTATTCGACCCACTGACCAACCTGAGTGCATATGGAAggaaaaaacaccagaaaatgaGGAGACCAAAACATTATCGAAACAACCAGTCACTTCGGAAGGCAAAGCAAGATCCCCCATCATTCAGATAGTCAGGCCAGAATCTATAAAAGTTTCAGTCAAGAAACTGCAAGGATTTAGTGAGTCTGGTTTGTTTCATGTAACATCAGAACTGTCAAACAAAGATGTTTGTGTTGCTGAAGGGTCCGCTGGTGATAAGCAAGAGTTTGTAGGTGACCCAGAAGCAGAACAGACATCAGTTTCAGATGTGAGCACTAATGATGTGCCTCACACATCTTCTGATCAATTAGAACTGTCAGAAAGTAAAATAACTCCCATTTCCAGTGAAATGAGCAAATCTGCTAAGCCTTTGACACAAAAACTCTCATCACAAGACAAAGTTCCTCTTAAATCCCCcagtaaagctgctgctgagccttCACAACCAACTTGTGGTACTCCCTGCACAATTGCACAGCCTTCAAAACCATCTTCTAGCGCTTCTTGTGTGAATGATCAGCCTCTGCAACCAGCTTCTAGTACATCTTGTACAACTACTCAGCCCTCAAAGCTGCTCAAAAATTCAATGTACAAGAACAACCTTGCACCCGAAGATCTGGCATCTGAAAAATCCAAGAAGATTCCTCGCAAATCAAAGCAGATTCCAGATGAAGTGGAGAGA ATTCTGCAGGAGCAGCCACACAAAAACTCAATATGTCAGATAGATTCTTCACATGAGGGTCTTGCGACAGACAAATCCAAGAAACTTCATCACAAACCAAGGCAGGCTCTAGATGAAATTGAGACGGTTCAACAAGAGCAGCCACACAAAATCCCCAAATGTAGAAAAGATCTCCCACTTGAAGGTCCGTCACATAACAAATCCAAGAACATACCTCACAAATCGAAGCAGGCCCCAGATGAAATGACAGAGGTTGTGCAAGGTCCACTAGACAAAATGCCAATTCACAGGAAAGATCTCCCACCCAAGACTCTGTTCCCCAGTGAATCCAAGAAAATTCCTTACAAATCAAAGCAGGTTCCCCATGGAGTGGAGGAAGTTCTGCTTGAGCAGTCACACAAAAACTCAGTATGTACAAAAGATCTTGCACACGATGGTCTGTCCACTAAGAAATCCAACAAAATTCCTCACAAATCGAAGCAGATTCGAGATGAAATGGAGAAAATCTTGCAAGAACAGCCACACAAAAACTCAATATGTGTGAAAGATTTTGCACCTGAGAGTTCAATACCTATCAAATCGAAGCAGATTCCAGATGGACTAGAGGAAGTTGTACAGGATCAGTCAAGCAAAAACTCAACATGTAGTAAAGATCTTGCACCCAAGGGTCTGTTATCTAACAAATCTTATGAGATTCATCAGACATCAAAGCCTTTTGCAGATGAAGTGAAGAAAGTCCTCCAGGAGCAGCAACACAAGAACTCAATCTGCAGGAAAGATCCTGCACACGATGGTCTATCCCTTAAGAAATCCAACAAGATTCCTCACAAACCGAAGCAGATTCTAGTTGAAATGGAGAAAGTTTTGCAGGACCAGCCACACAAAAACTCAATATGCAGGAAAGATGTTGCACCCAAAGGTCTGTCACCTCACAAATCCAACAAGATTCCTCACACATCAAGGCAGTGCTCGGATAAAGTGGAGAAAGTCCGACAAGAACAGCCAGACAGAAACTCAATATGTCCCACAAATATTGCACGTGAGAGTCCATTGCCCCGAGTGCTCAAGATGATTCCTCACAAATCAGACCAGGTTGCACATGAAGTGGAGGAAATTCTCCTTGAGCAGCCACACAACATCTCAGTATGTCAAAAAGATCTTGCACATGATGGTCTTTCCCCTGAGAAATCCAGTAAGATTCCTCACAAATCGAAGCACTTTGTAGATGAACTGGAGAAAGTCCTACAGGAGCAGCAACAAAATAACTCAACATGTAGGGAAAACTTTGCACATGAGGTTCTGTTGCCTAGCAAATCCAAGACGATTCCTCACAAATTGAAACAGGTTTCAGATGAAGTAGAAAAACTCTTGCAAGAGCAGCCAGGCAAAAACTTCTTATGGATGGAAGATCTTGCAGCCCAGAGTCTGGTGCCTAACCAGTCCAAGAATATTCCTCACACATCCAAGCATGTTCTAGATGAAGTGGAGGAAGTCCCTCAGGAGCAGCCTGCTCACCTCCCAGCAAGCAACCGGCTTATGACCAGAGCACTGAAGGCAATGCATGATGCTGAGCAGAAGAAACGTGAGAGATCTCAGAGAGGGGCTGAACAGAAACAACTCTTAGATTCCTTCAGAACAGCTCAGGATCTTGATTTGAATTCTGAGCCCAAGCTGGAATTTTGCACTAAAATGAAATCCCTGAAGTCTTGTGACACTACCAATGGTGAGTGTAATCAGGACTCGTTTTCTAGCACTAGCACCTCCCCGGCGGTGTTTTCTGATTCAAATGACTTTGAAACTGATGTCAAAAGTGAAGATGGAGACCTTTCTATATCTTCAACTCCACCAATGGACTTCATACCACTTACTTCTCGAATGAAGGAAAATAAGCAAGACCATTTCTCAAACATGCGGAACACAACTTCACCCACCTCACCTTTCTCTTTCATGGATGCCTTTAAAAATGTGGAAGAGATCTCCTTTCAGTCTCTGACAAATGAAGCCGATGGTAAGCCCATTTCCTTCAAGCCAGATGCAAATTATAAATTCAGCACTTTTCTCATGATGTTGAAGGACTTGCATGACACCAGAGATCGAGATGGTACACCCTTAGAGTTGGATATTGGGCCACCAAGTGCACATGTGAAAGAAGAACCCTTAGTGATGCCAGGGGAGGCTACACCAGCAGTCAGTGACCTGCAAAATATATATGTCTGTAGAAATATAAATTCCAGTCCAAACAAAATTATATTCTCACGCAAGGACAATGGCACCGGCCAAATTTTCAAAAGACCCTACAACAGAAGGCGCAGCTCCACAGGGttgaaaaagaaagcaaactgCAAAGTGCCTTGTCGTCCCGCTAGATCTGGACCTGGTTTCCCAGGACTAGATCCACCACCAGGATCCTCATGCTTGCCAAAAACGGACTCGCGACTCGATTGTTTGCCACTGTTCCAGAGTTGGGAGAGGCAGGCTGGAGAGGGTGAAGGAGTTATAAAGGCGGTGCAGGACGAGGAAGATCGATGGAGCAAAATaaaggagaacctgcagaacatgGTGCCTTCAGGGCAGGCGCGACTTGACACCACGATGCACATGGAACAGCTTAATGGCCTCGTTGCAGACCCGACAAGTGCAAGCTTGGCATACACTGCTGGAGAAGGTGACAAGGCTGCAGCAG CGCACAAAAGAATAAGAAAACCCAGCAAGAGGCTGATTGAATGGACTGAAGAGTACGACCAGATTTTCTCTACCAGAAAGAAAGCCAAAAAGCCTCTCCAGTCAATTGGAAAG GCCCCTCAACCCATTACCTCCATGTCCGAACCCACTGAACCGGCAGGGTTGGACCAGGACACGCTCCACCACCCCTCCTTGAATTTGCTTCCTGAAATACAGACTCCACCTCCGGAGGAGATCACGGCGATGACACACTCTGTGCTGCAGATAACCAACTCCGAGAGCGCCTCTCCACAAGAGACCCCGGTGCTCTCAATCGACACTTTAACCCCGCCTCCCGAAGCTGAACCGCCGGTGACAGACGGCACTGTCAAAGACAGCG GCGGAGCTCCCCcgctggagaagaagaggaagaggaaacccACTCAGAAGATCCTGGAGTACTGTCTGGAGGCCGAGGCGCTGCCAGTGCCAAAGAAGAAG GTCAAAACACTGAAGATCACTTCACATCCTGGTTCTCAGTCCG ATCCTGCAACTCTGTCTCTCAAACTGAAGACCAAACCTCTCATTTCGACGGCGCCGCCGGATATTTCCTCTAGTGCGTCGAAACAGTCCGCTCCCGCCAACCACGGCAGTCCCGTCCCGTCCACGCCTGAGCCCAGGCCGTCAGCGGCGGCGCTTGAAGACGCCGGCATCCGCCAACACGAGGAGAGCACGCCCGAAGCGGTCAGAAAGGATACAGCAGAGCCCACG CGCGACGCGCCGGGCCTGGAACACAGCTTCTCCTCACTGAAGGACGAGCTGTCGCTGTGTGACGACGCTCTGTCGCCCTGCAGGAAGATCATCGGGGACCGAGGAGGGCCGGCCTCCATGAAGGAGAACATCTGTCAG GTGTGTGAGAAGACgggcgagctgctgctgtgtgagggTCAGTGCTGCGGGGCTTTCCACCTGGCCTGCATCTCGCTGGCCGAGGCGCCCAAAGGGAAGTTCATCTGCCCCGAGTGCAAATCAG gCGCCCACACCTGCTTCGTGTGTAAGAAGCGCAGCGCGGACGTGCGCCGCTGCATGATTCCCGTCTGTGGGAAGTTCTACCACGGCGAGTGCATCGCCAACTTCGCCCCCACGGCGCCGGTGAGCCGCGGCTTCCGCTGCTCCATCCACGTCTGCCTCACCTGCTTCATCTCCAACCCCAACAGCTCGTCCATCTCCAAAG GTCGCCTGGTCCGATGCGTGCGCTGCCCGGTGGCCTATCACGCCAACGACCTCTGCATGGCGGCGGGCAGCGTGGTGCTCTCCAACAACAGCATCGTGTGTCCCAATCACTTCGCTCCCCGCCGCGGCGTGAAGAACCACGAGCACGTCAACGTCAGCTGGTGCTTCGTCTGCAGCGAGG GGGGCAGCCTGCTGTGCTGCGAGTCGTGTCCTGCTGCATTTCACCGCGAGTGTCTGAACATCGAGATGCCCAAAGGCAGCTGGTTCTGCAACGACTGCAAGGCGGGGAAGAAGCCTCGCTACAAGGACATCCTGTGGGTGAAGGTGGGCCGCTACAG GTGGTGGCCGGCAGAGGTCAGCCATCCCAAAACCATCCCGGAGAACATCCAGAGAATGAGGCACGATGTCGGCGAGTTCCCCGTCCATTTCTTCGGCTCCAACGACTACCTGTGGACCTACCAGGCCCGGGTCTTTCCCTACATGGACGTGGACGCCAACAGCAAGGAGAAGATGGGGAAGGGCGTCGACGCCACCTACAAGAAAG CTCTGGAGGAGGCGGCTGTCCGGTTCCGTGAGCTGCAGGCGGAGAAGGAGCTTCGGCAGCTTCAAGAGGACAGAAAGAACGACAGGAAGCCGCCGCCATACAAACACATTAAG GTGAATCGGCCGATCGGGAAGGTTCAGATCTTCACGGCCGACCTGTCGGAGATCCCCCGCTGCAACTGCAAGGCCACCGACGAGAGCCCGTGCGGGATGGACTCGGAGTGCATCAACCGCATGCTGCTGTACGAGTGTCACCCGCAG GTGTGTCCGGCGGGCGAGCGATGCCTCAACCAGGCCTTCACCAAGCGTCAGTACAGCCAGGTGGAGATCTTCAGGACGCTGTCCCGGGGCTGGGGCCTCCGCTGCGTCCACGACATCAAGAAG ggCCACTTTGTGAGCGAGTACGTTGGCGAGGTGATCGATGAGGAAGAGTGCAGGTCGAGGATCCGGCACGCTCAGGAGAACGACATCTGCAACTTCTACATGCTGACTCTGGACAAG gACCGGATCATCGACGCGGGGCCAAAGGGGAACGAGGCtcgcttcatgaaccactgctGTCAGCCCAACTGTGAGACCCAGAAGTGGACGGTGAGCGGAGACACCCGGGTGGGGCTGTTCGCCCTGGTGGACATCGCTGCAG GCACCGAGCTCACCTTCAACTACAACCTGGAGTGTTTGGGCAACGGGAAGACGGTGTGTAAGTGCGGGGCGCCGAACTGCAGCGGCTTCCTTGGGGTCAGGCCGAAG AATAACCCGCCGTCCGACGACAAAGGCCGCAagctgaagaggaggggccacggcaagaggaggaagaaggcgGTGGTCACCAAGGAGCGCGAGGACGAGTGCTTCAGCTGCGGAGACGGCGGGCAGATGGTGTCCTGCAAGAGGCCGGGCTGCCCCAAGGTCTACCACGCCGACTGCCTCAACCTCACCAAGCGGCCCGCAG GTCGCTGGGAGTGTCCCTGGCACCAGTGCGACGTCTGCGGGAAGGAGGCAGCGTCCTTCTGCGAGATGTGCCCCAACTCGTACTGCCTGCAGCACCGCGAGGGCCTGCTCTTCATCTCCAAGCTGGACGGGAAGCTGTCCTGCAGCGAGCACGACCCCTGCGGCCCCGACCCCCTGGAGCCGGGGGAGATCCGGGAGTACGCGCCGCAGCCCGGGACGCTGCCGCCCGGCCTGGGCATGGCCGTCatcccccccgccgccgccggcgccgccgccgctcagcccgccgccgctcacctCCCCGCCGTCAGGAAGGCCGTGGGAGTCGGCGCCGGAGCCTCCGAGCCGTTTCCGGCCTTCTCCATCCCGGTGCCGATCACCATCCCCGTCACGGGcagcgccgctgccgccgccgccgccaccgccacctcGCCGCCGCCCTCCGGCTCCGACCCGCCCGGCAGCCCCCACGTCTTCGACCTGCCGCACTACTCGCCCATCTCCTCCTACGAGGAGGAGCGGGAtgtgctggaggaggacgaggaggagctgctggccgaggaagaggaggaggaggaggaggaggaagaggaggaggaggaggagttagTGGAAGAGGAGGGCGAGCAGAAATCAGACgacggggaggaagaggaggaggaggaggag gaagaggaggaggaggaggaagaggaggaggaagaggaggaagaagaggaggaggagtga